The following proteins come from a genomic window of Legionella cherrii:
- the fusA gene encoding elongation factor G: MTDLNLYRNIGIFAHVDAGKTTTTERILKLTGRIHKIGEVHDGESTTDFMVQEAERGITIQSAAVSCFWKDHRFNIIDTPGHVDFTVEVYRSLKVLDGGIGVFCGSGGVEPQSETNWRYANNSKVSRLIFVNKLDRVGANFLKVTEQIKKVLGAHPLIMTLPIGYEDSFVGVVDLLTRKAYVWDESGQPENYKVTDVPADMHDDVEMYRAQLIETALEMDDELLMAYLEGEEPSIEEIKRCIRKGTLELAFFPTYCGSAFKNKGMQLLLDAVVDYLPAPHEVNPQPLTNAEGEPNGQFAIVSPDEPFRALAFKIMDDRFGALTFVRIYSGKLNKGDTILNSFTGKTERVGRMVEMQANERIELQSAEAGDIIAIVGMKNVRTGHTLCDPNHECTLEAMVFPEPVISIAVTPKDKGATEKMAIAIGKMVAEDPTFRVETDQDSGETILRGMGELHLDIKVDILKRTYDVELIVGQPQVAYRETITKTVQDSYTHKKQSGGAGQYGKIDYTIQPGEPNSGFTFITSVVGGNVPKEFFPAIEKGFRSMMDTGTLAGFPVLDVVIDLTDGAYHAVDSSAIAFEIAAKGAFRQSMPKAGPQLLEPIMKVDVYSTEEDVGNVIGDLNRRRGMISGQEPSAAGVRIKADVPLSEMFGYISTLRTLTSGRGQFSMEFSHYAPCPSNVAEAVIAKEKEKKAAAMA, encoded by the coding sequence ATGACTGATTTAAACCTTTACAGAAACATTGGTATCTTCGCCCACGTAGATGCCGGAAAAACAACCACTACTGAGCGTATTCTTAAGCTCACCGGTAGAATCCACAAAATAGGTGAAGTTCACGATGGTGAATCTACAACCGATTTCATGGTGCAAGAAGCGGAGCGTGGTATTACCATCCAGTCAGCTGCAGTTAGTTGCTTCTGGAAAGATCATCGATTCAATATTATCGATACCCCAGGACACGTTGACTTCACTGTAGAAGTTTATCGTTCACTGAAAGTGCTCGATGGCGGTATCGGGGTATTCTGTGGATCTGGTGGCGTTGAGCCTCAGTCAGAAACCAACTGGCGCTATGCGAACAATTCAAAAGTATCTCGTTTGATTTTCGTAAACAAACTGGACCGTGTTGGTGCGAACTTCTTGAAAGTAACGGAGCAAATTAAAAAAGTATTGGGTGCACATCCTTTAATTATGACCTTGCCCATTGGTTATGAAGACAGCTTCGTAGGTGTTGTCGATTTATTAACCCGTAAAGCGTATGTTTGGGATGAATCTGGTCAGCCAGAAAATTACAAAGTGACTGATGTTCCAGCCGATATGCATGACGACGTTGAAATGTATCGTGCACAATTAATTGAAACCGCACTTGAAATGGATGATGAGTTGCTGATGGCTTACTTAGAGGGAGAAGAGCCTTCTATAGAAGAAATTAAGCGTTGTATCCGTAAAGGTACGCTTGAATTAGCTTTCTTCCCAACTTATTGTGGTTCTGCCTTTAAAAATAAAGGAATGCAGCTATTATTGGATGCAGTGGTTGATTATCTGCCTGCTCCCCATGAAGTGAACCCACAACCTTTGACTAATGCAGAAGGAGAGCCAAACGGTCAATTCGCTATCGTTTCTCCTGATGAGCCATTCCGTGCCTTGGCATTCAAAATTATGGATGACCGTTTTGGTGCGCTAACATTCGTGCGTATCTACTCAGGAAAATTGAATAAAGGAGATACTATTCTTAACTCCTTTACTGGTAAAACTGAGCGTGTCGGTCGTATGGTAGAGATGCAAGCAAATGAGCGTATTGAATTACAAAGCGCTGAAGCAGGCGACATTATTGCGATTGTAGGCATGAAAAACGTTCGAACCGGCCATACTCTTTGCGATCCAAATCATGAGTGTACACTGGAAGCGATGGTTTTCCCTGAGCCAGTTATTTCTATTGCAGTTACGCCAAAAGATAAAGGCGCTACTGAAAAAATGGCTATTGCTATTGGTAAGATGGTTGCCGAAGATCCAACGTTTAGAGTGGAAACTGATCAAGATTCAGGTGAAACCATTCTTCGTGGTATGGGTGAATTACATCTTGATATTAAAGTGGATATTCTAAAGCGTACATACGATGTTGAGTTAATCGTAGGTCAGCCACAGGTTGCGTACCGTGAAACCATAACCAAAACAGTTCAAGACAGCTATACTCATAAAAAACAATCAGGTGGTGCTGGTCAATACGGTAAGATTGATTACACGATTCAACCAGGCGAGCCAAATAGTGGATTCACATTCATTACCTCCGTTGTGGGTGGAAACGTTCCTAAAGAATTCTTCCCTGCTATTGAGAAAGGATTCCGCTCAATGATGGACACGGGTACTTTAGCTGGTTTCCCTGTATTGGATGTTGTCATTGATCTCACCGATGGTGCTTACCATGCTGTGGACTCTTCGGCAATTGCGTTTGAGATTGCTGCAAAAGGAGCTTTCCGTCAATCGATGCCCAAAGCTGGTCCACAATTGCTTGAACCAATCATGAAGGTTGACGTTTATAGCACAGAAGAGGATGTCGGTAATGTGATCGGTGACTTGAACCGTCGTCGTGGCATGATTTCAGGCCAAGAGCCCAGTGCAGCTGGTGTTCGCATTAAAGCCGATGTTCCTCTTTCAGAAATGTTTGGTTACATCAGTACATTGCGCACCCTGACTTCTGGTCGTGGTCAATTCTCAATGGAATTCTCGCATTATGCTCCTTGCCCAAGCAATGTAGCTGAAGCAGTAATTGCCAAAGAGAAAGAAAAGAAAGCCGCAGCTATGGCATAA
- a CDS encoding leucine-rich repeat domain-containing protein — MKLSDNGKTLLEVTEGDIKEDGSFDIPAGVTSIGAGAFRGCSGLQNITIPAGVTSIGRAAFRACSGLQNITIPQGIASIGEGAFYDCSGLQSITIPEGVTSIKDGAFEGCIGLQSITIPKGVTSIGDAAFAYCSGLQSITIPIGVTSIGKWAFAYCSGLQSIIIPLGVTSIGNATFEGCSGLQSITIPIGVTSIKVWAFSGCSGLQSITIPAGVSSIGSDAFYGCPNLDSIVIASQSEAVRNSIASLLPDDLKSKVILKELADEVFKFRDAELSRLLQVPETNPLFRFFNMKSHHSSRVKGANGVEGECSKLPDELLQTINRFSGDNRYYQKAQRRIRGLPLPANADAVRDYKNKITAIVNESMSKAKEFSQRIDEAPDNRAIQWCTIL; from the coding sequence ATGAAATTAAGTGACAATGGCAAGACTCTCCTTGAAGTTACTGAGGGTGATATCAAAGAAGATGGTTCGTTTGATATTCCGGCAGGGGTTACCTCTATTGGAGCAGGGGCATTTAGAGGTTGCAGCGGTTTACAGAACATCACCATCCCCGCAGGGGTTACCTCTATTGGAAGGGCAGCATTTAGAGCTTGCAGTGGCTTACAGAACATCACCATTCCACAAGGGATTGCTTCTATTGGAGAAGGAGCATTTTATGACTGCAGCGGTTTACAGAGTATCACCATACCCGAAGGGGTAACCTCTATTAAAGATGGGGCATTTGAGGGTTGCATTGGCTTACAGAGCATCACCATACCCAAAGGAGTAACCTCTATTGGAGACGCGGCATTTGCTTATTGCAGCGGTTTACAGAGCATCACCATTCCCATAGGGGTTACCTCAATAGGAAAATGGGCATTTGCTTATTGCAGCGGTTTACAGAGCATCATCATTCCCCTAGGGGTTACCTCTATTGGAAATGCGACATTTGAGGGGTGCAGTGGATTACAGAGCATCACCATTCCCATAGGGGTTACCTCTATTAAAGTATGGGCATTTAGCGGTTGCAGTGGTTTACAGAGCATTACTATTCCCGCAGGAGTTTCCTCTATTGGAAGCGATGCATTTTATGGATGCCCCAACTTGGATAGTATCGTGATCGCAAGCCAAAGTGAGGCGGTTAGAAACAGCATTGCTTCGTTATTACCTGATGATTTAAAGTCCAAAGTAATCTTAAAGGAGCTTGCGGACGAGGTTTTTAAATTTCGCGATGCAGAACTGTCGCGTTTGCTGCAAGTTCCTGAAACCAATCCTTTATTTCGTTTTTTTAATATGAAGTCACACCACAGTTCGCGGGTTAAAGGGGCAAATGGAGTGGAAGGAGAGTGCAGCAAACTACCTGATGAACTGTTGCAGACGATAAATCGTTTTAGTGGCGATAATCGCTATTACCAAAAAGCCCAAAGACGCATACGGGGTTTGCCTTTGCCTGCGAATGCAGATGCAGTGCGGGATTATAAAAACAAGATAACCGCAATCGTCAATGAATCCATGAGCAAGGCAAAAGAATTTTCGCAGCGTATTGATGAGGCGCCTGATAACAGAGCAATACAGTGGTGTACTATTCTTTAG
- a CDS encoding DUF4169 family protein — MVDIINFNKKRKAKIRLEKDKKATENRIKFGRTKKEKQIEKQENERQERYLDAHHLEKKEEK; from the coding sequence ATGGTAGACATTATTAATTTTAATAAAAAAAGAAAGGCTAAAATTCGTTTGGAAAAGGATAAAAAAGCTACAGAAAATCGCATTAAATTTGGAAGAACGAAAAAAGAAAAACAGATAGAGAAGCAAGAAAATGAACGTCAGGAACGATATTTGGATGCTCATCATTTGGAAAAAAAAGAAGAAAAATAA
- a CDS encoding leucine-rich repeat domain-containing protein, translated as MKLSGDGKTLLEVTAGDIKEDGSFDIPAGVTSIGMWAFDGCSGLQSITIPQGVNSIGEAAFRGCSGLQSITIPQGITSIGAAAFYGCSGLQSIIIPVGVTSIGMATFEGCIRLQSITIPAGLTSIDGWAFQGCSGLQSVTIPEGVTSIENYAFRSCSGLQSIAIPQGVTSIGVETFLGCSGLQSLTIPQGVTSIEIRAFSGCSGLQSITIPAEVTFIGSDAFDGCSNLDSIVITSQSEAVRNSIASLLPDDLKSKVILKELADEVFKFRDAELSRLLQVPETNPLFRFFNMKSHHSSRVKGANGVEGECSKLPDELLQTINRFSGDNRYYQKAQRRIRGLPLPANADAVRDYKNKITAIVNESMSKAKNFRSVLMRQLIRERCKGRKRAERGLL; from the coding sequence ATGAAACTAAGTGGCGATGGCAAGACTCTCCTTGAAGTTACTGCGGGTGATATCAAAGAAGATGGTTCGTTTGATATTCCGGCAGGGGTTACCTCTATTGGAATGTGGGCCTTTGATGGCTGCAGCGGTTTACAGAGCATCACCATTCCACAAGGAGTTAATTCTATTGGAGAAGCGGCATTTAGAGGTTGCAGTGGCTTACAGAGCATTACCATTCCACAAGGGATTACTTCTATTGGAGCAGCAGCATTTTATGGCTGCAGCGGCTTACAGAGCATCATCATTCCCGTAGGGGTTACCTCTATTGGAATGGCGACATTTGAGGGTTGCATTCGCTTACAGAGCATCACCATACCCGCAGGATTAACCTCTATTGATGGCTGGGCGTTTCAGGGTTGCAGTGGCTTACAGAGCGTCACCATTCCCGAAGGAGTTACCTCTATTGAGAACTATGCATTTAGAAGTTGCAGTGGCTTACAGAGCATCGCCATTCCCCAGGGAGTTACCTCTATTGGAGTAGAGACATTTCTCGGTTGCAGCGGTTTACAGAGCCTTACCATTCCACAAGGGGTAACCTCTATTGAAATACGGGCATTTAGCGGTTGCAGTGGTTTACAGAGCATCACTATCCCTGCAGAAGTTACCTTTATTGGAAGCGATGCATTTGATGGATGCTCCAACTTGGATAGTATCGTGATTACAAGCCAAAGTGAGGCGGTTAGAAACAGCATTGCTTCGTTATTACCTGATGATTTAAAGTCCAAAGTAATCTTAAAGGAGCTTGCGGACGAGGTTTTTAAATTTCGCGATGCAGAACTGTCGCGTTTGCTGCAAGTTCCTGAAACCAATCCTTTATTTCGTTTTTTTAATATGAAGTCACACCACAGTTCGCGGGTTAAAGGGGCAAATGGAGTGGAAGGAGAGTGCAGCAAACTACCTGATGAACTGTTGCAGACGATAAATCGTTTTAGTGGCGATAATCGCTATTACCAAAAAGCCCAAAGACGCATACGGGGTTTGCCTTTGCCTGCGAATGCAGATGCAGTGCGGGATTATAAAAACAAGATAACCGCAATCGTCAATGAATCCATGAGCAAGGCAAAGAATTTTCGCAGCGTATTGATGAGGCAGCTGATAAGGGAGCGTTGCAAAGGGCGGAAGCGAGCAGAACGAGGGTTGCTTTGA
- a CDS encoding 3-oxoacyl-[acyl-carrier-protein] synthase III C-terminal domain-containing protein, whose product MGSLEILSVASDLPQQCVASKDLLDKASGHLSTQVIDMLQSMDIDKRYSVVENYPQYLAGEEQRKLMSGVNELGANSIRKCLAQFPHDLDVGLLIAVTNTAERPLPCMAYELISMMDDDMMPHDINIINMQNQGCSALIKAFEIASYFLKAHPHKHVVISVAETHTAMVSSVLANKSIVSFGEIKEIQDVTEQKEAQMALNNLINSYLFGDGAVSLLLGHGTQEDSFESYHLTNIDASDSEILCMNEGGSKIPCYQNFPQYTLGKVVPARGARYSELLLRQAISQNNDHLTQEDINFYLIHTGSKKIISAVQKNLMLDDQMDKMSVSYFVLKNYGNLSSCSIGFMLERLINQQKVNGTLLLISFGVGFSGSVAKLKI is encoded by the coding sequence ATGGGCTCTTTAGAGATTTTAAGTGTTGCATCTGATTTACCTCAACAGTGTGTAGCAAGCAAAGACCTTCTGGATAAAGCATCAGGACATCTTAGCACTCAAGTAATTGATATGCTTCAATCGATGGATATAGATAAACGATATTCAGTTGTTGAAAATTATCCCCAATATCTAGCTGGTGAAGAACAACGTAAGCTGATGTCTGGTGTGAATGAATTGGGCGCAAATTCAATCCGAAAATGTTTAGCGCAATTTCCTCACGATTTAGATGTTGGTTTACTGATAGCGGTCACCAATACTGCCGAAAGGCCTTTACCCTGTATGGCATATGAGCTTATTTCTATGATGGATGATGATATGATGCCGCATGATATTAATATCATTAACATGCAAAACCAAGGATGTAGCGCTTTAATAAAGGCCTTTGAGATTGCCTCTTACTTTTTAAAAGCACACCCTCATAAACATGTAGTTATTTCTGTTGCTGAAACCCATACCGCCATGGTTTCATCTGTGCTTGCCAATAAGTCTATAGTTTCTTTTGGTGAAATAAAGGAAATTCAGGATGTTACTGAACAAAAAGAGGCACAGATGGCATTAAATAATTTGATTAATAGCTATTTATTCGGTGATGGGGCTGTTTCATTGCTATTAGGTCACGGAACTCAAGAGGATAGTTTTGAATCATATCACTTGACCAATATTGATGCGAGTGACAGTGAGATACTCTGCATGAATGAAGGCGGAAGCAAGATTCCATGTTATCAAAACTTTCCCCAATATACGTTGGGCAAGGTGGTTCCTGCACGTGGAGCGCGATATAGTGAGTTGTTATTACGCCAAGCTATAAGTCAAAATAATGACCATCTAACACAAGAGGATATTAATTTTTATTTAATTCATACTGGAAGCAAAAAAATAATTAGTGCTGTCCAAAAAAATCTGATGTTGGATGATCAAATGGATAAAATGTCCGTTTCTTATTTTGTGCTTAAAAATTATGGCAACTTATCTTCCTGTTCCATAGGATTTATGCTGGAAAGACTGATCAATCAGCAAAAAGTAAATGGTACTTTATTGCTTATTTCTTTTGGGGTGGGATTTAGTGGTAGTGTCGCCAAACTAAAAATTTAA
- a CDS encoding leucine-rich repeat domain-containing protein → MKLSDNGKILLKVTEEDINEEGSFDIPAGVSTIGEEAFRDCSKLKHLIIPEGVVSIKSSAFMYCSELQSIVIPPGVTSIEGYAFYGCSGIRSLVIPKGVNRIQIRTFHGCSGLESIIIPQGVTAIEFGAFYGCSRLQSIIIPEGVTSIGAGAFNGCSELQRISIPKGVSTIGNQSFMDCTRLQRITIPEQVTSINYEAFYRCSRLETITIQEGIISIDKSAFSECPRLQNIVIASQSEAVRERISGLLPKPLKNRVILKELAEEVFKFRDAELSRLVQIPETNPLFRFFHMKSRHSSRVPGENGVEQECRKLPDELLQTINCFSDDNRYYQKARRRIMRLTLPANAEALQDYKNKVTAIVNECVSKAKEFTHHVNAAKDQGSIHRAEESRTRVALIR, encoded by the coding sequence ATGAAATTAAGTGACAATGGCAAGATCTTGCTTAAAGTGACTGAGGAAGATATCAACGAAGAGGGTTCTTTTGATATTCCGGCAGGGGTTAGCACTATTGGAGAAGAGGCATTTAGAGACTGTAGTAAATTAAAGCATCTTATTATTCCAGAAGGGGTTGTTTCTATTAAAAGCTCGGCATTTATGTACTGTAGTGAGTTGCAGAGCATTGTGATCCCACCTGGGGTTACCTCTATTGAGGGTTATGCATTTTATGGTTGCAGTGGAATACGCAGTCTCGTCATCCCTAAAGGAGTTAACCGAATACAAATAAGGACATTTCATGGTTGCAGTGGATTAGAGAGCATTATTATTCCACAAGGAGTTACTGCTATTGAATTCGGTGCATTTTATGGTTGTAGTAGATTACAAAGCATCATCATCCCAGAAGGGGTTACTTCTATTGGGGCTGGTGCATTTAATGGATGCAGTGAATTACAGAGGATCTCTATCCCCAAAGGAGTTAGCACCATTGGAAACCAATCTTTTATGGACTGCACTAGGTTACAGAGGATCACCATTCCTGAACAAGTGACTTCTATTAATTATGAGGCCTTTTATCGCTGCAGCAGATTGGAAACAATAACCATTCAAGAGGGAATTATTTCTATTGATAAATCAGCTTTTAGTGAGTGCCCCAGGTTACAGAACATCGTGATTGCTAGCCAAAGTGAGGCGGTAAGAGAACGTATTAGTGGATTATTACCTAAGCCTTTAAAAAACAGAGTAATTTTGAAGGAACTTGCGGAAGAGGTTTTTAAATTCCGCGATGCTGAACTGTCTCGTCTGGTACAAATCCCAGAAACCAATCCCTTATTTCGTTTTTTTCATATGAAGTCACGACATAGTTCCAGGGTTCCAGGAGAAAATGGAGTGGAGCAAGAATGCCGCAAACTACCTGATGAACTGTTGCAAACGATAAATTGTTTTAGTGATGATAATCGCTATTATCAAAAAGCGCGAAGACGCATAATGCGCCTGACTTTACCTGCCAATGCAGAGGCATTGCAGGATTATAAAAATAAAGTAACTGCAATCGTTAATGAATGCGTGAGCAAAGCAAAAGAGTTCACGCATCATGTCAATGCGGCCAAGGATCAGGGATCAATACACAGGGCCGAGGAGAGCAGGACAAGGGTGGCCTTGATCAGGTAA
- a CDS encoding endonuclease, protein MFRFALLLCFISSFVYAQSPEFFSQSRIITSQFLEKHPETIYCQCSDGTKELTLESCGIPAEDSMKRAFCIEWKHVMAAEYFAQPFEYWREPMEEGDHGQPYKERRCCEKFDEQLRHVEADLYNLWPEIGMMNQAHSNYQLSGLHQQIDYLGCAMKIDKGSHCADPPDSAKGLVARTFLFMAEHYGLTLSPSQKKLFIAWNKAFKPNIWEKQWALQVALIEGYESSYMTHWQVKAHIAL, encoded by the coding sequence ATGTTTCGATTTGCCCTGTTGCTGTGTTTTATCAGCTCATTTGTTTATGCTCAATCGCCAGAATTTTTTTCACAATCTAGGATAATTACATCGCAATTCTTGGAGAAACATCCTGAAACCATTTATTGTCAATGTAGTGATGGAACTAAAGAACTGACTTTAGAGAGCTGTGGTATCCCGGCTGAGGATTCAATGAAACGTGCTTTTTGCATTGAGTGGAAGCATGTTATGGCGGCCGAATATTTTGCACAGCCATTTGAATATTGGCGCGAGCCAATGGAGGAGGGTGATCATGGCCAGCCTTATAAAGAGCGAAGATGCTGTGAGAAATTCGATGAGCAATTACGTCATGTGGAAGCTGACCTTTATAATTTATGGCCAGAAATAGGCATGATGAATCAAGCCCACTCGAATTATCAATTGAGCGGGCTACATCAACAAATTGATTATTTAGGGTGTGCGATGAAAATTGATAAAGGTTCTCATTGCGCAGATCCACCTGATTCAGCCAAAGGCCTTGTCGCGCGTACTTTTTTGTTTATGGCGGAACATTATGGACTTACCTTAAGCCCATCACAAAAAAAATTATTTATTGCCTGGAATAAAGCATTTAAGCCTAATATATGGGAAAAACAATGGGCGTTACAAGTGGCGTTGATTGAGGGGTATGAAAGCTCCTACATGACTCATTGGCAAGTCAAGGCACATATAGCACTCTAA